GCGCTTTCCAGTGAATTTGCATTAATCCATAGTCGCCGCCTTTAGACACTGCATTTGCCCTCACTGTTGACTCATGCACGACAATAGCCGCTATAACATAAGGATCCTGATTAAATTTTTCTGCTGCCTCGATAATTATTGCTGAGTATTTATCGGCCTGCTTCTTGTTGACTTCAGGATTTACCCTCATGAACAAATCAGCTATATTTTTTGCGCGCGGGTCAGGTTTCTTCGCTGCTTCAGATTCAGAAAGACTCGCGCATAGAATCAATAATATTATAACGAGTAAAAATTTATTTCTTGTATTCATCATTTTTTAGAGTTTGTGCGTAAAATTTTTAGTCCAGGCTCGCCTAAAATGTCATTGCCCTTTCCGTAGCGTATTACTGCTTCGTGCCAAGAGCCGTCCTCGTTCGGTGAATAATCGCCTATAGCCTTTCTTAACGCAACAAGAGCTACATACATATTTTTTACTGCGTCGAGATATTCTGTCTTGACTGCCTGATATGCCGTCTGAGCGTTTATTAAATCTATCTGCGCGCCCATTCCCTCAGAGTACATTAATTCGGTGATTCTTAATTCTTCTTCGGAGCGTTCGACCTGCCTTTGTTTGTCCTTCTCTGATGCTGCGGCGTTCCTCCAATTGTTCATGGCAACTGTAATATCTCGTCTTGTTTGTTCCTTGAGTGCGTCAAGATTTGCTTCTGCTGCCTGAATCAATCTATCAGCGTTCAAGACTCTATATTTTGTCTCGTTACCGTCAGTTAATGGGAACGTGAGAGTCAAACTTGCGCCGGCCTCTCTTCCGTTGGGTGTAGCTGTGTTCTTAGGGTCTGCCCATGGAGTCCACTGGAATCCAAAATCAAGTGTAGGCGATAAACCTTTTGCCATCAATTTTTTCACGAGTTTTGCGCGTTCGAGATTGAGTCTTGCTCCCCTCACATCAGGACGGGCCGACAAAGCCGAGTCATAATCGAGAGCTACATCAAATTTAGGGACTTCGAGATCGCCTGCTGCGGGTTCAACGTCGAGACCTCCTGCCATTAATGACAGTTCAGCGAGCAAATTTAAATATGTTGTCTCGGCATTCTTTACGAGTGTTTCAGCTTCTACGACTTGAGCCTCACTCCTGACGATATCGAGTCTAGGGACTAATTCCTGATTATATTTTTCCATTGTAACGCGGTGATTTTCTGCGCGCTGTAACATGATTTCACGCTGTAATTTCATATTTTCACGTGCAAGAACTGCGCTCCACCACGTTTCTTCTGCTGCTGCTATGAGAGTATTTAAATTTGTGTCGAAAGTTGCCCGCGAGACTTCATAACCGAGTATGTGCTGTTTCTCGTCAAGTTTGTAGCTGCCGTTGATGTCGATTCGCTGAGTGAGAGTAAATTTAAGGCTGCCTACTGCTACATGATATTTTTTCTCGTTCCCGTTTGCCTGTGCGCTTGCAAATGAACCTGACGCTGCTAAATTAGTGCTCGGCCTCTGATAAGCTACTGACGCAAGAACAGAATAATAATCGGCTTCAACGTTTTTTATTGCTGCCTTGAGAGTGTGATTATTGAGCAAGATTTCATTTACATATTCAGCTAGAGTCATGGACACCGACGCAGACGACATCGACGGAGTAATGACAACTGCCGTAATAATTGGAAGTATATAACGCTTTATAATTTGCATATATCAGCTAATCTCCTTCATGATAATAGTTTACATATGATATAAAA
This genomic interval from Synergistaceae bacterium contains the following:
- a CDS encoding TolC family protein is translated as MQIIKRYILPIITAVVITPSMSSASVSMTLAEYVNEILLNNHTLKAAIKNVEADYYSVLASVAYQRPSTNLAASGSFASAQANGNEKKYHVAVGSLKFTLTQRIDINGSYKLDEKQHILGYEVSRATFDTNLNTLIAAAEETWWSAVLARENMKLQREIMLQRAENHRVTMEKYNQELVPRLDIVRSEAQVVEAETLVKNAETTYLNLLAELSLMAGGLDVEPAAGDLEVPKFDVALDYDSALSARPDVRGARLNLERAKLVKKLMAKGLSPTLDFGFQWTPWADPKNTATPNGREAGASLTLTFPLTDGNETKYRVLNADRLIQAAEANLDALKEQTRRDITVAMNNWRNAAASEKDKQRQVERSEEELRITELMYSEGMGAQIDLINAQTAYQAVKTEYLDAVKNMYVALVALRKAIGDYSPNEDGSWHEAVIRYGKGNDILGEPGLKILRTNSKK
- a CDS encoding transglycosylase SLT domain-containing protein; translated protein: MMNTRNKFLLVIILLILCASLSESEAAKKPDPRAKNIADLFMRVNPEVNKKQADKYSAIIIEAAEKFNQDPYVIAAIVVHESTVRANAVSKGGDYGLMQIHWKAHYKTLQQRFHIKSSKGLFDPRINIFFGTEIFADCMKKSSTDLWGALMRYSSGSRKLATKVIATVQELQRK